The sequence GCGCCGGGAATCGAACCCGGGTCCGGAAGTACTGCATCCAAGCGTCTACATGTGTATCTTGCCGATTTAATCTCGGATACGGAACTGCCGGCAAGAGGGCGTTTCCGGATCCTATCCCTTTGTGTCTTACCTGAAAAACAAGGGCGGATTTTTCAGGCCAGCCTGCTTAATGACGCCTCTTCCAGGTAACAGGCATTCCCGGAGAAGCGTGCCGCTTAATTAAGCAGCAAGTGCCAGATTTGTGTTGGCTTTTGTGTTTGTTCTGCCTTTTAACGTGGTGGCAGAGCCACGACATGCAACTTAGACCTCGTAACCACCGTCGAGGCCTGTCGCCCCCGTCAATTTATTATAACATCTTTTCCCCTTAAGTTAAGGGGGCAGCCTTCCTTCCTGCCTGAGTTTGTTGATGATGTTCTGGATCTCGGGCATAGCGTCGGTAGCGGCCTTTTCGCCTTCAAGCACGGCTTCGTGTCTTTTGGTGAAATCGCTGGAGCCGATATATCCGACTTTCGGTTTTATCACAACGTCAGCCTTTTCAAGCTGGGTCACGGCGATCTTGGAATGCATGATGCTTACTGACTTGAGGATCATGTCAATGGTGTCCTCCGGCAGCGTATTGTCAACATCAGCGGAGATGTCCACGGCAATGACTATATCAGCGCCGAAGCGTCTTGCGGCGTCAACGGCAACAGGGCTGACAATGCCGCCGTCAGCGTAAAGCCCGTCCCCGATCTTCGTGGGCCTGAACACCCCGGGGATTGAACAGCTTGCTCTTACCGCAGTGCCTGTGCTGCCGCTGCTGAAGATCATTTCCTCGCCGCTCTGAATATCTGTAGCAACAGCGTAGAAAGGGATCTTTAAATTTTCTACCTTGGTATTTTTAACCTTCGCGTTTATAAATTCCTCCAAAGCGTCGCCTTTGATAAAGCCTTTGTCGGGGATGCCGAAATCAATGATGTCGCCTCTTTCTATCGCAAAAGATATTTCCTGGAGCTTGAAGGCGTTGTAACCGTAGGCGTAAAGGCTGCCGACAAAACTCCCCGCGCTTGTGCCGACTATCATGTTGACCGGCACGTTATGCGCTTCAAGGACTTTCAAAACACCTATGTGCGCAAAACCCTTTGACGCGCCCGCGCCAAGCACCACCGCGATCTTCGCGGGCCTCAGTGGAGGTTTTATTCCCTCCTTCGGAGCGCATGAGATCGTGAATATAAAGAAAATGATCAGGGGTAAAAATTTATAGAAATTTTTAACGGTCTTCATAAGCAGAGATCCAAAAAGCAGGGGGCGGCGTATCGTGCCCCTGCTTGCTATTTCTTCCTTGCTGCCAGTTTGTTAAGCGCGTTGATGTATGCCTTTGCGGAGGCTATGATGATATCTGTGTCGCTGCCGTGGCCGGTGACTGACTTGCCGTCTTCCTCAAGCGAGACCACAACCTCGCCGAGCGCGTCAGTGCCGCCCGTGATCGCCTTCACCTCATATTTAAGAAGCTTGCTCTTTGTGCCTGTGATAGATGCAATCGCCTTGAACGCGGCGTCAACAGGGCCGTCGCCGTGCTCTGTCTTTTCGATCAGCTCTTCATTGACCTTAAGCTTGATAACGGCGGTCGGTCTCTGATGAATGCCCGCTGAAGCATTGAGATCGACAAGGCTGTATATTTCAGGCACGGTCGTGGATTCTTCGGTCACGAGGATTTCAAGGTCTTCATCGTATATCTCCTTTTTCTGGTCAGCGAGTCTCTTGAAACGCTCAAACGCGCTGTTCACTTCCTCGTCGCTAAGTGCATAGCCTAACTCGTTCAGTCTCGTCCTGAAGGCGTGCCTGCCCGAATGCTTTCCCAGGACGAACTTTGTTTTGTGAAGGCCGATGGTCTCCGGCCTGATAATTTCGTAAGTGGATTTTTCTTTCAGCAGGCCGTCCTGGTGTATCCCGGATTCATGCGCGAACGCGTTCGCCCCGACAATGGCCTTATTGGGCTGAACATACATACCGGTGATCTTTGTTACGAGCCTGCTGCTCCGCATAATCTCTTCTGTTTTGATATTGGTATCGGCATTGAATATATCGCGACGCGTCCTTAACGCCATCACCACTTCTTCCATTGAACAGTTGCCTGCGCGCTCGCCGATACCGTTAATGGTGCATTCGATCTGACCCGCGCCGTTTAAAACCGCTGCGAGGGAATTGGAAGTTGCAAGCCCGAGGTCGTTATGACAATGGACCGCGATCACGGCCTTGTCAATATTCTTCACCTTGTCAAAAAGCGTCTTTATCATCGCACCGAATTCGCTTGGGATGCTGTACCCCACTGTGTCCGGGATATTCACGGTCAACGCTCCTGCCGCAATGACCGCTTCGACAACTTCGCACAGATAATTTATTTCAGTGCGCGTCGCGTCCATCGGGGAGAATTCAACGTCATCTGTAAAACTCTTTGCGAGCTTCACCATCTCCACAGAACGTTTCAAGGCCTCTTCGCGGCTGACGCGGAACTGATGTTTCAGATGGATATCAGAAGTGGAATGGAATGTATGGATACGCCTTTTAGGCGTGTCCTTCAGCGCCTCCCACGCGCGCTTGATGTCCTCTTCTCTGGCCCTTGCAAGACTGCAAATGACCGGGCCTTCCACCTCGCCGCCGATCCTCTTTATTGCCTCAAAATCACCGGGGGACGCGATCGCAAATCCCGCCTCGATAATGTCCACGCCGAGCCTTGCAAGCTGTTTTGCCACTTGCAGCTTTTCGCCCACGTTCATTGACGCGCCGGGGGACTGCTCGCCGTCCCTTAATGTCGTATCGAATATCTTTATTGTCCTCATGATAATTCTCCGAAATTATTATCCGCAGATTTCGCAGATAAAGAACCTTTATTTAATATCTGTGTCGATCTGTGCAATCTGTGGACTAATCATCTCTGTGGTTCTTTAAGTTTCGTTTTTCTCTTCTTGCTAAGCAAATACGTTCCTTCGATGATGCCCCATATCAC is a genomic window of Nitrospirota bacterium containing:
- a CDS encoding 2-isopropylmalate synthase; its protein translation is MRTIKIFDTTLRDGEQSPGASMNVGEKLQVAKQLARLGVDIIEAGFAIASPGDFEAIKRIGGEVEGPVICSLARAREEDIKRAWEALKDTPKRRIHTFHSTSDIHLKHQFRVSREEALKRSVEMVKLAKSFTDDVEFSPMDATRTEINYLCEVVEAVIAAGALTVNIPDTVGYSIPSEFGAMIKTLFDKVKNIDKAVIAVHCHNDLGLATSNSLAAVLNGAGQIECTINGIGERAGNCSMEEVVMALRTRRDIFNADTNIKTEEIMRSSRLVTKITGMYVQPNKAIVGANAFAHESGIHQDGLLKEKSTYEIIRPETIGLHKTKFVLGKHSGRHAFRTRLNELGYALSDEEVNSAFERFKRLADQKKEIYDEDLEILVTEESTTVPEIYSLVDLNASAGIHQRPTAVIKLKVNEELIEKTEHGDGPVDAAFKAIASITGTKSKLLKYEVKAITGGTDALGEVVVSLEEDGKSVTGHGSDTDIIIASAKAYINALNKLAARKK
- a CDS encoding patatin-like phospholipase family protein, with product MKTVKNFYKFLPLIIFFIFTISCAPKEGIKPPLRPAKIAVVLGAGASKGFAHIGVLKVLEAHNVPVNMIVGTSAGSFVGSLYAYGYNAFKLQEISFAIERGDIIDFGIPDKGFIKGDALEEFINAKVKNTKVENLKIPFYAVATDIQSGEEMIFSSGSTGTAVRASCSIPGVFRPTKIGDGLYADGGIVSPVAVDAARRFGADIVIAVDISADVDNTLPEDTIDMILKSVSIMHSKIAVTQLEKADVVIKPKVGYIGSSDFTKRHEAVLEGEKAATDAMPEIQNIINKLRQEGRLPP